In one Streptomyces sp. NBC_01288 genomic region, the following are encoded:
- a CDS encoding Smr/MutS family protein, producing the protein MALITLDLHPYFRSDRDIDTALRQTLFKAAATGVDTIQIIPGKGTGQLKKRVLAVLAQKHIKRLYARVEQDPTNAGRILVHLR; encoded by the coding sequence ATGGCCCTGATCACCCTGGATCTGCACCCCTACTTCCGCAGCGATCGCGACATCGACACGGCCCTGCGGCAGACCCTCTTCAAGGCCGCCGCGACCGGGGTCGACACCATTCAGATCATCCCGGGCAAGGGCACGGGCCAGCTGAAGAAGCGGGTGCTGGCCGTGCTGGCGCAGAAGCACATCAAGAGGCTCTACGCCCGCGTGGAACAGGACCCGACCAACGCGGGCCGGATCCTGGTCCACCTTCGCTAA